From Candidatus Babeliales bacterium, the proteins below share one genomic window:
- the miaA gene encoding tRNA (adenosine(37)-N6)-dimethylallyltransferase MiaA, which yields MKRYVVLISGATATGKSGLALQLAQKISGEIINADIGSFYSPLTIGTAKPDFAKETIPHHFFNILDQPENFTVVQFRERLKILLQEIWDRGNVPVIVGGSAFYIKSFFYKQHDIEGADVWVQELEKSLVPSNELWLQLQATDPERASQINEADRYRIIRALAIFKATGQKPSLFKQEFEPLAPFYFVVCTRDRAKLYKRINERVLEMMDSGWRQEVESLRGTEWEPFLRKKKLIGYDDLLENNNNDMVIDEIFDVIAQKTRNYAKRQIIFLNKLQKELQQATSSSDLIGRVEEINLTLYDVGLYINGLSEQILKTFC from the coding sequence ATGAAGCGATATGTTGTTTTAATTTCTGGGGCTACCGCGACCGGCAAGTCGGGACTAGCTTTGCAGCTAGCTCAAAAGATTTCAGGTGAAATCATTAACGCAGACATTGGGTCTTTTTACAGCCCACTGACTATCGGTACAGCAAAGCCAGATTTTGCAAAAGAGACGATACCGCATCATTTCTTTAATATTTTGGACCAACCGGAGAATTTTACCGTAGTTCAATTCCGTGAGCGATTGAAAATATTGCTGCAAGAAATTTGGGACCGAGGAAACGTCCCTGTCATTGTTGGAGGCTCTGCGTTTTATATCAAATCATTTTTTTACAAGCAGCACGATATTGAAGGTGCAGATGTTTGGGTGCAAGAACTTGAAAAATCACTTGTACCGTCAAATGAGCTATGGTTGCAATTGCAAGCAACAGACCCTGAGCGAGCAAGTCAGATTAACGAGGCTGACCGTTATCGAATTATACGGGCACTAGCAATCTTTAAAGCAACTGGTCAAAAGCCATCATTATTCAAGCAAGAGTTTGAACCTCTTGCTCCTTTTTACTTTGTGGTGTGCACGCGTGACAGAGCTAAGCTGTATAAAAGAATTAACGAGCGAGTACTGGAAATGATGGATAGTGGTTGGAGACAAGAAGTGGAAAGTTTGCGAGGTACTGAGTGGGAACCATTCCTGCGCAAGAAAAAATTAATTGGTTATGACGATCTGCTAGAAAATAATAATAATGACATGGTCATTGATGAGATATTTGATGTCATTGCGCAAAAAACAAGAAACTATGCAAAGCGGCAAATAATCTTTTTAAATAAACTACAAAAAGAATTGCAGCAAGCTACTTCTTCTAGCGATCTGATCGGTCGAGTCGAAGAGATTAACTTGACTTTATATGATGTTGGTTTATATATAAATGGGTTGTCAGAGCAAATTTTAAAAACATTTTGTTGA
- a CDS encoding peptidylprolyl isomerase, giving the protein MISLMRKMINNNVYKIFLWIFLFMMALGSGISLFDFRGSQDWVIKVYSEKITKPQFQMKLKQASQQQEMLRQRGYVFTKQDVQKQTVESTVGGLLVENLKNEISLRAPKSHINSEVKKQIQQFPSYLLKEDGQLNEDVFNQVAAPYNVEDFVSQVETDVKNKLLFAIIDASAYVPEFEMALQYTTDFANKSYSYVVLPYQKYLASAKSKQPSQETLQNFYKKVGVAEKFKTLEKRAGVMWTFDVSNYSANISDSDAKQFYDKHKAARYLIAPAEMQIRSLLVKIEAGKEADAKSKIEGIREEAEKDPSQFEGMVRKLSDDKSAARGGLSGFFKKDDTKMNKMVVETAFEFLAQDGQISAPIKTEQGYELIQRVARNAAKYKEFNSVQSEIKKELSLERFKKRFSQDASRVVTGAKYHPEALVKFVDRYKGTKAELPMDVRKSGIEYTNLFTTEQGRSVTFFDKDKGVVLTCTKIEKSFLPELSDVQSKVLSMYYEQKAFDMMKEDLALALKDAKQATLEEVAKKHGTSVQVATFTHKDGKAEQGAILKEPEVQARLKGMQHVGALVGVETKTDGILLRLDKVASLSNELFKDQKGHLGKTMLYAKIYQNKEGFIASLYRTANINNKIDIKVELSSITKEV; this is encoded by the coding sequence ATGATAAGCTTGATGCGCAAGATGATTAACAACAACGTATATAAAATATTTCTCTGGATCTTTCTTTTCATGATGGCCCTAGGAAGTGGCATTTCACTTTTTGATTTTCGTGGATCGCAAGATTGGGTTATTAAAGTTTACAGTGAAAAAATAACAAAGCCTCAATTTCAAATGAAGCTTAAGCAAGCATCACAGCAACAAGAAATGCTGCGCCAACGAGGTTATGTATTCACAAAGCAAGATGTACAGAAGCAAACAGTTGAAAGCACTGTGGGTGGACTTTTGGTTGAGAATCTTAAAAATGAAATTTCACTGCGTGCCCCTAAATCACACATTAATTCAGAAGTGAAAAAACAAATTCAACAATTTCCATCATATCTCTTAAAAGAAGATGGGCAGTTGAACGAAGATGTATTTAATCAAGTTGCAGCTCCTTACAATGTAGAAGATTTTGTGTCGCAAGTAGAAACGGATGTAAAAAACAAACTGCTTTTTGCAATTATTGATGCAAGTGCTTATGTACCTGAATTTGAAATGGCGTTGCAATACACAACTGATTTTGCAAACAAATCTTATTCTTACGTCGTTCTGCCATACCAAAAATATCTTGCATCTGCAAAATCAAAACAACCTTCACAGGAAACGCTTCAAAACTTTTACAAAAAAGTTGGCGTAGCTGAAAAATTTAAAACATTAGAAAAACGTGCTGGTGTTATGTGGACCTTTGATGTTTCAAACTACAGTGCAAATATTTCTGACTCTGACGCAAAACAATTCTACGACAAGCACAAAGCTGCAAGATATCTAATTGCTCCTGCAGAAATGCAAATTAGATCGCTTCTGGTTAAAATTGAAGCTGGTAAAGAAGCTGACGCTAAATCAAAAATAGAAGGAATACGAGAAGAAGCTGAAAAAGATCCATCTCAATTTGAAGGAATGGTTCGTAAGCTCTCTGATGATAAATCAGCTGCTCGTGGCGGACTTTCAGGGTTCTTTAAAAAAGATGACACAAAAATGAACAAAATGGTTGTAGAAACTGCGTTCGAATTTCTTGCTCAAGATGGTCAGATCTCTGCTCCGATCAAAACAGAACAAGGATATGAATTGATACAACGTGTGGCTCGAAACGCAGCAAAATACAAAGAATTTAATTCTGTTCAATCAGAAATCAAAAAAGAGTTAAGCCTTGAGCGCTTTAAAAAACGATTCTCTCAAGATGCTTCACGAGTGGTTACCGGTGCAAAGTATCATCCTGAAGCGTTGGTAAAATTTGTTGATCGTTATAAAGGTACAAAAGCTGAATTGCCAATGGATGTTCGTAAGTCGGGCATTGAATATACGAACCTGTTTACAACTGAGCAAGGACGATCTGTAACGTTCTTTGATAAAGATAAAGGCGTTGTTTTAACGTGTACTAAGATAGAAAAAAGCTTCTTGCCTGAGCTCTCAGACGTGCAAAGCAAAGTTTTAAGCATGTATTATGAACAAAAAGCTTTTGATATGATGAAAGAAGATTTGGCATTGGCCCTTAAAGACGCTAAACAAGCGACTCTTGAAGAAGTGGCAAAAAAACATGGTACTTCTGTTCAAGTAGCAACATTCACCCATAAAGACGGAAAAGCTGAACAGGGCGCTATTTTGAAAGAACCTGAAGTACAAGCAAGGCTCAAAGGAATGCAGCACGTTGGAGCTCTTGTAGGCGTTGAAACCAAAACTGATGGAATACTTTTAAGGCTGGATAAAGTTGCATCATTGAGCAATGAGCTGTTTAAGGATCAAAAAGGCCATCTGGGCAAGACTATGCTCTATGCTAAAATATACCAAAACAAAGAGGGTTTTATTGCATCTTTGTATAGAACTGCTAATATTAATAATAAGATAGATATCAAAGTAGAACTCTCTAGCATTACAAAAGAAGTATAA
- the recA gene encoding recombinase RecA has protein sequence MKEKVTPKGFELDNNSSKKKALEVTFSLIEKQYGKGSVMLLGEQPIKGITAISSGSLQIDAIMGVGGYPVGRIIEVFGPESSGKTTLALHAIAQAQKQGGICAFIDAEHALDPTYAAKIGVNVADLIISQPDCGEQALDIAEMLIRSGAIDIVVIDSVAALVPRAELEGDMGDTHVGLQARLMSQALRKLAAIVHKSDTILLFINQVRQTISGMAFGPKETTSGGKALKFYASVRLDVRRIASLKKDEVHFGNRVAIKAVKNKVAAPFKSTEIDLLFNVGISAELDLLDAALHANVVTKHGAWLAFDGKNFAQGRDQAYQILKENTAFMETVKAKVKEAMASV, from the coding sequence ATGAAAGAAAAAGTCACTCCAAAGGGTTTTGAACTCGACAATAATAGCTCCAAGAAAAAAGCTCTCGAGGTAACGTTTTCTTTGATTGAAAAGCAGTACGGAAAAGGTTCTGTGATGCTTTTGGGTGAGCAGCCGATTAAAGGTATTACGGCAATATCATCAGGCTCTCTACAGATAGATGCGATTATGGGTGTCGGCGGATATCCAGTAGGAAGAATTATAGAGGTTTTCGGACCTGAGTCTTCTGGAAAAACGACTTTGGCACTACATGCAATCGCACAAGCTCAAAAACAAGGTGGAATTTGCGCCTTCATTGATGCTGAACATGCTCTTGATCCTACTTACGCCGCTAAAATAGGCGTAAATGTTGCAGACTTGATCATTTCGCAACCTGATTGCGGTGAGCAAGCTCTCGACATTGCAGAGATGCTGATTCGTTCAGGAGCAATTGACATAGTTGTGATCGATTCTGTTGCGGCCTTAGTGCCTCGCGCAGAACTTGAAGGTGATATGGGCGATACTCATGTTGGGTTGCAAGCTCGTTTAATGTCACAAGCCTTAAGAAAGCTTGCTGCAATCGTTCATAAGTCTGACACGATTCTTCTCTTTATTAACCAAGTGCGTCAAACTATTAGTGGGATGGCTTTTGGACCTAAAGAAACGACAAGTGGCGGTAAAGCATTGAAATTTTACGCATCGGTACGTTTGGACGTTAGAAGAATTGCCTCTTTGAAAAAAGATGAAGTTCATTTTGGAAATCGTGTTGCTATTAAAGCTGTTAAAAATAAAGTTGCGGCACCGTTTAAATCAACAGAAATAGATTTGTTGTTTAACGTTGGGATTAGCGCAGAGCTTGATTTACTTGATGCTGCTTTGCATGCTAATGTGGTTACAAAGCATGGTGCATGGTTGGCGTTTGATGGTAAAAACTTTGCTCAAGGACGCGATCAGGCGTATCAAATTTTGAAAGAAAATACAGCTTTTATGGAAACTGTAAAAGCAAAAGTAAAAGAAGCTATGGCTAGTGTTTAA
- the infC gene encoding translation initiation factor IF-3 has protein sequence MKNKTETHLINEQIRAFKMRVISETGENLGVLSRDTAMELARKSNLDLVLLSDKDEIPLVKIMDFGKNLYAKKKKMSEGKKKQKVIKIKEIKMKPKIGIHDYQTKMNQGVGFLNDGHKLKITLVFRGREVEAKRVVGTEFFARVDQSFADQDLIDLACEKDAIAGPYWSRIYSLKTKK, from the coding sequence TTGAAGAATAAAACAGAGACTCATTTAATTAACGAACAAATTCGAGCATTTAAGATGCGAGTGATATCGGAAACGGGAGAGAACCTTGGAGTTTTGTCTCGCGATACTGCGATGGAACTTGCAAGAAAAAGTAACTTAGACCTTGTTCTTCTTTCTGACAAAGACGAGATTCCTCTCGTTAAGATTATGGATTTTGGCAAAAATTTATATGCTAAAAAGAAAAAAATGTCAGAAGGTAAGAAAAAGCAAAAAGTCATCAAGATTAAAGAAATCAAGATGAAGCCGAAAATTGGAATCCATGATTATCAAACCAAGATGAATCAAGGTGTTGGCTTTTTAAACGATGGCCACAAATTGAAAATCACGTTGGTTTTTCGTGGTAGAGAAGTAGAAGCAAAAAGAGTTGTTGGGACGGAGTTTTTTGCACGAGTTGACCAATCATTTGCTGATCAAGATTTAATTGATCTAGCGTGTGAAAAGGATGCTATTGCAGGACCATATTGGTCAAGAATCTATTCTCTGAAAACAAAAAAATAA
- the rpmI gene encoding 50S ribosomal protein L35 translates to MPKMKTHSATKKRFKKLKSKIKFSHAGKRHLLSKKSAKRKRHLRQESTLCTADANRIARLLPNS, encoded by the coding sequence ATGCCAAAAATGAAAACGCATTCAGCGACAAAAAAAAGATTTAAAAAACTTAAAAGTAAAATTAAGTTTTCTCATGCTGGCAAACGCCATTTGCTAAGCAAAAAAAGCGCTAAACGCAAAAGACATCTAAGACAAGAATCGACGCTTTGCACGGCTGATGCTAATCGCATAGCTCGCCTTCTGCCAAATTCATAA
- the rplT gene encoding 50S ribosomal protein L20 → MSRIKSGKVTRQRHKRLLKQTKGFFGQRKNIFRRAKETLMRALAYAFKGRKLKKRNMRALFITRINAAVRPHGFSYSAFIPALKKANIQLNRKMLSQLAIFEPTVFQKVVETARG, encoded by the coding sequence ATGTCAAGAATTAAATCTGGTAAAGTTACAAGACAACGTCACAAACGTTTACTAAAACAAACTAAAGGTTTTTTCGGTCAAAGAAAAAACATTTTTAGACGAGCAAAAGAAACTTTAATGCGAGCTTTAGCTTATGCATTTAAAGGTCGCAAGTTGAAAAAACGTAACATGCGTGCTCTTTTCATTACTCGTATCAATGCTGCTGTAAGACCTCATGGTTTTTCATACAGTGCCTTTATCCCAGCTTTGAAAAAAGCTAATATTCAGCTAAACAGAAAAATGCTAAGTCAGCTTGCAATTTTTGAACCAACTGTGTTTCAAAAAGTTGTAGAAACTGCACGAGGCTAA
- a CDS encoding cell division protein ZapA, whose product MSKELKKYKARIFGESYSIVSDEEDEFVLEVVRRVDSVMKEISAQNKMVIDTKKIAVLAALKATEELLAMEQIVKKERIQSDKIMTLLSEEEFSF is encoded by the coding sequence ATGAGCAAAGAATTGAAAAAATACAAAGCTCGAATCTTTGGCGAATCATATTCGATAGTCAGTGACGAAGAAGATGAATTTGTTCTAGAAGTTGTGCGCAGAGTTGATAGCGTGATGAAAGAAATTTCAGCACAAAACAAAATGGTAATTGATACAAAAAAAATTGCCGTGCTTGCCGCATTAAAAGCAACTGAAGAACTCTTGGCTATGGAACAAATAGTCAAAAAGGAACGAATTCAGTCCGACAAGATTATGACGCTTTTAAGTGAAGAAGAATTTTCTTTTTGA
- the rny gene encoding ribonuclease Y, whose translation MTEVIFFITGIGAIVSGIMLLFYAQRKIFQAQSLLVQSKERIESARQSIEHEKRDSYLKIKDELYKKRKEFDVELKRDRVDLDQKLQQINLKYEALGKKEQRLDDIRYELQQKERDVLKMNDLVRVNEAKLKTLYDDLIAKLEQLSGMSREKAKETLLKTLEAEVTHSAEKWVQKVEKEAQDIAKQKAAEITVTAMQRYTADSIAALTSGSVLLPSDDMKGRIIGKEGRNIKSLEMATGMEFVIDDSSEMITISGFNPIRREIAKRSLEKLVQDGRINPTRIEETVAKCEQELDELIQEYGKKTVLEFNLQGVHPEIVTLLGKLYFRTSYSQNVLQHSKEVGLFARMIAEELGLDGNIAFRAGLLHDIGKAVTAEVEGAHAIIGADIAKRCGEAEEVVNAIAAHHEEVPFASIYAPIIVIADTISAARPGARRETFAAYIKKLEKLEEIAYSFDGVKKAYALQAGREIRIIIEEDALSDDDAKSLAREVAKVIELEMNFPGQIKVNVIREKRAIEYAR comes from the coding sequence ATGACAGAAGTAATATTTTTTATAACCGGAATTGGAGCGATTGTTTCCGGTATTATGCTTTTATTTTACGCTCAAAGAAAAATATTTCAGGCGCAATCTTTACTCGTACAGTCAAAAGAGCGTATTGAATCAGCTCGTCAGAGCATTGAACATGAAAAAAGAGATTCTTATCTAAAAATTAAAGATGAGTTATACAAAAAAAGAAAAGAATTTGATGTTGAGCTTAAGCGTGATCGTGTTGATCTTGATCAAAAGCTTCAGCAAATCAATTTAAAATATGAAGCATTGGGAAAAAAAGAACAACGTCTTGATGATATTCGTTACGAATTACAACAAAAAGAACGTGATGTTTTAAAAATGAACGATCTTGTTCGTGTCAACGAAGCAAAATTAAAAACATTGTACGATGATCTTATTGCAAAATTAGAACAACTAAGTGGCATGAGCCGTGAAAAAGCAAAAGAAACATTGTTGAAAACATTAGAAGCTGAAGTTACACATAGCGCTGAAAAATGGGTTCAAAAAGTTGAAAAAGAAGCTCAGGATATAGCAAAACAAAAAGCTGCAGAGATTACCGTTACAGCTATGCAACGTTATACCGCTGACAGTATTGCTGCCCTTACCTCAGGAAGTGTTCTTCTTCCAAGCGATGATATGAAAGGTCGTATCATTGGTAAAGAGGGACGAAATATTAAGTCACTAGAAATGGCAACCGGAATGGAATTTGTCATTGATGATAGTTCTGAAATGATTACAATTTCTGGATTTAATCCAATTCGACGAGAAATCGCAAAACGAAGCTTAGAGAAATTAGTACAAGATGGCAGAATTAATCCAACAAGGATTGAAGAAACCGTTGCGAAATGTGAGCAAGAGCTTGATGAACTTATTCAAGAATATGGTAAAAAAACAGTTTTAGAATTTAATCTTCAGGGTGTTCATCCTGAAATTGTCACTCTCTTAGGAAAGCTTTATTTCAGAACAAGCTATTCACAAAACGTTTTACAGCATAGTAAAGAAGTTGGACTTTTTGCACGTATGATCGCTGAAGAGCTTGGCCTTGATGGCAACATAGCTTTCAGAGCAGGACTTTTGCATGATATTGGAAAAGCTGTTACTGCAGAAGTTGAAGGTGCTCACGCAATCATTGGTGCAGACATTGCCAAACGTTGTGGCGAAGCTGAAGAAGTGGTAAACGCTATTGCGGCCCATCATGAAGAAGTTCCTTTCGCTAGTATTTATGCTCCAATTATAGTTATTGCTGATACTATTTCAGCTGCTAGACCAGGTGCTCGACGAGAAACATTTGCTGCATACATTAAAAAGTTAGAAAAACTGGAAGAAATTGCTTATTCATTTGATGGTGTCAAAAAAGCATATGCTCTTCAAGCAGGACGAGAAATTAGAATTATCATTGAGGAAGACGCTTTAAGTGATGATGATGCGAAATCTCTTGCAAGAGAAGTGGCAAAAGTGATTGAACTGGAGATGAACTTTCCAGGCCAAATTAAAGTAAATGTAATCCGTGAAAAACGCGCTATTGAATACGCAAGGTAA
- a CDS encoding TIGR00282 family metallophosphoesterase, translated as MKSTIRVLIIGDIVGVVGRMMLQKHLSSLKEKYSIDATIVNGENSNNNGRGITSRIANSLKHMGVDVITTGNHVWDQSDIFEYMRSNTNVIRPANFPSECPGTGVTTFKCQGVEIAVVNIQGRVFMREDLDCPFKAVDTILSYLKHKTNIIIVDMHAEATAEKICFAYYLDGRVSCVVGTHTHVPTADERVLPKGTAYVTDLGMGGSLNSSIGMKAAPMIERFKTQMPSRFLVETEPPVIMTGVWVEIDTKTGKAIQIQRIKVIDEELRADE; from the coding sequence ATGAAATCGACCATACGGGTTTTAATTATTGGTGACATTGTTGGTGTTGTAGGTCGTATGATGCTACAAAAACATTTAAGCTCGCTTAAAGAAAAGTATTCCATTGATGCAACCATTGTAAATGGTGAAAACAGTAACAACAATGGGCGAGGAATTACCTCACGCATAGCTAATTCTTTAAAGCATATGGGTGTTGATGTTATAACCACAGGAAATCACGTTTGGGATCAAAGTGATATTTTTGAGTACATGCGCAGCAATACCAATGTTATCAGACCAGCTAACTTTCCATCTGAGTGCCCTGGCACAGGTGTAACTACTTTTAAATGCCAAGGTGTGGAAATTGCTGTTGTAAATATACAAGGTCGAGTTTTCATGAGAGAAGATTTAGACTGTCCGTTTAAAGCGGTTGACACAATTCTTTCTTATTTAAAACATAAAACCAATATTATCATTGTTGATATGCATGCTGAAGCAACAGCTGAAAAAATATGTTTTGCTTATTATCTTGATGGACGTGTGAGCTGTGTTGTTGGAACTCATACTCATGTTCCTACTGCTGATGAGCGAGTCTTACCAAAAGGTACGGCTTACGTTACTGATTTAGGCATGGGTGGCTCACTTAACTCATCAATTGGAATGAAAGCAGCTCCAATGATTGAGCGATTTAAAACACAAATGCCAAGTCGGTTTTTGGTAGAAACTGAGCCGCCAGTTATTATGACTGGTGTCTGGGTTGAAATTGATACCAAAACTGGAAAGGCAATTCAAATTCAACGTATAAAGGTTATTGATGAAGAGTTAAGAGCAGATGAATAA
- a CDS encoding DMT family transporter gives MIQIIGLYSLYAVVFIFGKQALLYCQPIFLTGARMVTAGVCTYGLYRMWFTSLKWSSISWKDWWYIFLLAVFNVYLTNANEAWSLQHLSSAKVAFMYNLSPFFALFFSHRMFGDSITWKKILGMIISCIAITPLLITDTAADVVDTTYKIGFISVAEIVMIVAAAATAYGWVIMKYLMDRPSKSFNSYFLNGVSLTLGGLFCFIQAFSFETRPFVTEGHVTDFMWSMMIMMLLQNIIAYNFNAYLLTAYSATLVILFSFVMPIVTALLGYFFLNETLTIQFFLCSIGVAFGLFVFYQEELYEDEHTEDRAE, from the coding sequence ATGATACAGATAATTGGTCTTTATTCATTGTATGCAGTTGTCTTTATTTTTGGCAAACAAGCCTTACTCTACTGTCAGCCAATTTTTTTAACAGGCGCTCGCATGGTTACTGCGGGCGTTTGTACGTATGGCCTGTACCGGATGTGGTTTACTTCTCTTAAGTGGTCTTCCATAAGCTGGAAAGATTGGTGGTATATATTTTTACTTGCAGTTTTTAACGTCTATTTGACAAATGCTAACGAAGCCTGGAGTCTGCAACATTTATCCTCGGCTAAAGTAGCGTTTATGTATAACTTAAGCCCATTTTTTGCGCTCTTTTTTTCTCATCGTATGTTTGGTGATTCCATCACCTGGAAAAAAATATTGGGTATGATTATATCGTGTATTGCTATTACACCACTTTTGATTACAGATACTGCTGCTGATGTAGTTGATACTACATACAAAATAGGTTTTATTTCAGTTGCTGAAATAGTAATGATTGTAGCTGCTGCTGCAACAGCGTATGGTTGGGTTATCATGAAATATTTAATGGATCGACCGTCTAAAAGTTTTAATTCATATTTTTTAAACGGTGTGAGTTTAACTCTTGGTGGTTTGTTTTGTTTTATTCAGGCATTTTCTTTTGAAACGCGACCATTTGTGACAGAAGGTCATGTGACCGATTTTATGTGGTCTATGATGATTATGATGCTACTTCAAAACATTATAGCTTATAATTTTAATGCTTATTTACTGACGGCGTATAGTGCTACGCTCGTGATTTTATTTTCTTTTGTTATGCCGATTGTTACAGCTCTTTTGGGATACTTTTTCCTTAATGAAACGCTTACGATTCAATTTTTCTTATGCTCTATCGGCGTAGCTTTTGGATTGTTTGTATTCTACCAAGAAGAATTGTACGAAGACGAGCACACTGAAGATAGAGCTGAGTAG
- a CDS encoding DMT family transporter gives MILIFLLYALLALTFTIGKMLLFYVPPIFLIALRMCIAGVLLLGMNHFISGPAKIKKFSDRSIADRSIADRSIADLWIFVLLSLIHVLIPYTTEFIALQSVAPSCAALMFNLSPFFSALFSYIYFDEKMTKKKWLGFAIGMGGIVFFLEPAAFSFTCWHINGTAYILLFIAVVSSALGWIYVRMLVKDKGYSPLFVNGCAMLLGGIQAIPVSLYFEGSVSLPWDNLKPFLLLLAAIILLANVIFYNLYGYLLKHYSATLLSFIGFVTPVFAALFDWMLLGVGVSYGFFIAIAILGFGIYIFYQEELRQGYVQ, from the coding sequence ATGATTTTAATATTTTTACTCTATGCACTTCTCGCTTTAACATTTACCATTGGCAAAATGCTGCTTTTTTATGTGCCGCCTATTTTTTTAATAGCGTTGCGTATGTGCATTGCGGGTGTTTTACTTTTAGGGATGAATCATTTTATTTCAGGACCGGCAAAAATTAAGAAGTTTTCCGATCGTTCGATCGCTGATCGTTCGATCGCTGATCGTTCGATCGCTGACCTTTGGATCTTTGTCTTGTTATCGCTGATTCACGTACTGATTCCCTACACGACTGAATTTATAGCTCTTCAAAGTGTTGCGCCATCATGCGCAGCACTCATGTTTAATTTGTCTCCATTCTTCTCTGCTCTTTTTTCATATATCTATTTTGATGAAAAAATGACGAAGAAAAAATGGCTCGGATTTGCCATAGGCATGGGCGGTATTGTTTTCTTTTTAGAGCCTGCTGCATTTAGTTTTACCTGTTGGCATATCAATGGCACTGCCTACATTCTTTTATTTATCGCGGTTGTATCAAGTGCATTGGGTTGGATTTATGTCAGAATGCTCGTTAAAGATAAAGGATACTCACCTTTGTTTGTAAACGGATGCGCAATGCTACTTGGTGGGATTCAAGCAATACCTGTATCATTGTATTTTGAAGGTAGCGTCTCTTTGCCATGGGACAACTTAAAACCATTCTTGCTGCTGCTTGCTGCCATCATTCTTTTGGCAAATGTTATTTTTTATAACCTCTATGGTTATTTACTTAAACATTACAGTGCAACACTTCTTTCTTTTATCGGTTTTGTCACACCGGTATTTGCAGCACTTTTTGATTGGATGCTTCTAGGAGTTGGCGTAAGTTATGGCTTTTTCATAGCGATAGCAATTCTTGGATTTGGCATCTATATCTTTTACCAAGAAGAATTACGTCAAGGCTACGTGCAGTAA
- a CDS encoding nucleotide pyrophosphohydrolase has translation MNDQKTTIKDLKNIAKELVDERDWNQFHTPKDLSMNLSVEANELLEKFLWITSKASFEEIDKNRQEIEDEVGDVLFSILQFCTVSNIDVTAAFLQKVEKIKQKYPIEKSKGRHDKYTKL, from the coding sequence ATGAACGATCAAAAAACAACCATTAAAGACCTCAAAAATATCGCTAAAGAGCTTGTTGACGAGCGCGATTGGAACCAATTCCATACTCCAAAAGACTTAAGCATGAATCTTTCTGTTGAAGCCAACGAACTTTTAGAAAAATTTTTATGGATCACGTCGAAAGCTTCTTTTGAAGAAATCGATAAAAATCGTCAAGAAATCGAAGATGAAGTTGGAGATGTTTTATTTTCAATTCTACAGTTCTGCACAGTATCAAACATTGACGTAACCGCAGCATTCCTGCAAAAAGTTGAGAAGATAAAACAGAAATATCCGATAGAAAAATCTAAAGGTCGACACGATAAATATACAAAGCTGTAA